Proteins encoded within one genomic window of Episyrphus balteatus chromosome 1, idEpiBalt1.1, whole genome shotgun sequence:
- the LOC129910717 gene encoding phospholipase A1 VesT1.02-like, with protein sequence MKSLAALLFLSVTFVFALPIEESNKVSENGYFVPQLDWSLKWMSAEEVKKEERKGETKARNWFNDRPVDFHLYTRKNPKKSQKISPTDLKGLKKSNFNSDNPTRIIIHGWQNSYKSELNVVIREASLEVMDCNVISVDWSRMLNYLTANYIGAKAQVPKVGVKVAKLIDFLVDEGNMSLDDLHVIGHSLGAHVSGVAGKNVGNGEVHTIIALDPAGPMYGDTKPSDRLTEDDARYVEVIHTNGGMLGYLEPIGNADFYANGGKSQPGCPFDLVGLCSHLRAFWYYAESIRENSFRSKKCPGFEYAISNECHDEIDEVRLGGANNYELASGEYLTPVNDVPPYGKSWIK encoded by the exons atgaaatcatTAGCAGCTCTGCTATTTTTAAGTGTAACTTTTG tttttgcacTACCGATTGAAGAAAGTAACAAAGTATCGGAGAATGGTTATTTTGTTCCACAACTCGATTGGTCCTTGAAATGGATGTCCGCAGAGGAAGTTAAAAAGGAGGAACGTAAAGGAGAAACGAAGGCGAGAAATTGGTTCAATGATAGACCAGTGGATTTTCACTTGTACACTCGGAAGAATCCTAAAAAGTCTCAGAAAATATCTCCCACCGATCTAAAAGGtttgaaaaaatcgaatttCAATAGTGACAATCCCACAAG AATCATCATTCATGGCTGGCAAAACAGCTACAAATCGGAACTTAATGTTGTAATCCGTGAAGCTTCATTAGAAGTCATGGACTGCAACGTGATCTCTGTGGACTGGAGTCGAATGTTAAATTATCTCACCGCAAACTATATTGGCGCCAAAGCACAGGTTCCCAAAGTTGGTGTCAAAGTTGCcaaattaattgatttcttagTCGACGAAGGCAACATGTCGTTGGATGATCTTCATGTCATTGGTCACAGTTTAGGTGCTCATGTGTCAGGGGTAGCTGGCAAAAATGTGGGTAACGGAGAAGTTCATACAATTATAGCCCTAGATCCGGCAGGACCAATGTATGGAGATACTAAGCCCTCAGATCGTCTGACCGAAGATGACGCTCGATATGTTGAAGTAATTCACACTAATGGCGGTATGTTGGGTTATCTGGAACCAATTGGTAATGCTGATTTCTATGCAAATGGAGGCAAATCACAGCCAGGATGTCCTTTTGATCTTGTTGGATTATGTTCCCATTTGAGGGCGTTTTGGTATTATGCTGAATCAATTAGGGAAAACAGCTTTAGGAGCAAAAAGTGTCCAGGTTTTGAATATGCCATTTCGAACGAATGTCATGATGAAATTGATGAAGTCCGATTGGGAGGTGCAAACAATTATGAATTAGCTAGTGGAGAATATTTAACGCCAGTGAATGATGTACCACCTTATGGAAAGTCATggattaaataa
- the LOC129910785 gene encoding phospholipase A1-like: MKTLVIILLSITTLVFALPFKESVESPEIDDNNGWFVPQVDGSLKWMTQDEAAKAEHTLSMGRWFGKLKVKFYLYTQKNPDDPQEIFIGNETSLSESNFNSNDETRFIIHGWQNDFTSDVNVEVRSALLDVMDCNVISVDWSQKAISINYMKSKHNVPKVGEKVAEMIDFLANEGQMSLDKLRLIGHSLGAHVAGFAGKHVTSGQIHTIIGLDPAWPLYTFNGCAKRLCDSDAQYVESIHTNGGLLGFLKPIGNADFYVNGGKSQPGCGLDVGGICAHSRSFLYYAESIRDNHFTSQKCTHWKYAVKRSCKEGGSSKFMAKLGSYLNFKFVEGSYFTPVNKESPYGTGK, translated from the exons ATGAAAACATTGGTTATAATTTTACTCTCCATTACCACATTAG TTTTTGCACTTCCTTTTAAAGAAAGTGTGGAAAGTCCGGAAATCGACGATAACAATGGTTGGTTTGTACCACAAGTCGATGGATCATTGAAATGGATGACCCAAGATGAAGCTGCCAAAGCTGAGCATACATTGTCAATGGGAAGATGGTTTGGTAAATTGAAAGTTAAATTCTATTTGTATACCCAGAAAAATCCGGATGATCCACAAGAGATTTTCATTGGCAACGAAACAAGCTTGAgtgaatcaaatttcaatagcAACGATGAAACGAG atTCATCATTCACGGTTGGCAAAATGACTTCACCTCAGACGTAAACGTCGAAGTACGCAGCGCTTTGCTCGACGTCATGGATTGCAATGTAATCTCAGTAGACTGGAGTCAAAAGGCCATTAGTATCAACTACATGAAATCCAAACATAATGTTCCAAAAGTTGGTGAAAAAGTCGCCGAAATGATTGATTTCTTAGCCAACGAAGGCCAAATGTCACTTGATAAACTTCGTCTTATCGGTCATAGTTTGGGTGCTCATGTGGCGGGATTTGCTGGCAAACATGTGACAAGTGGACAAATTCATACAATTATTGGATTGGATCCGGCATGGCCGCTGTACACTTTTAATGGTTGTGCCAAGAGGTTGTGTGACAGTGATGCCCAATATGTTGAATCGATTCATACAAATGGCGGTTTGTTGGGATTCTTGAAACCAATTGGAAATGCTGATTTCTATGTAAATGGTGGCAAATCACAGCCCGGATGTGGATTGGATGTTGGTGGAATTTGTGCACATTCGAGATCGTTTCTTTATTATGCCGAGTCAATTAGAGATAATCATTTTACGAGTCAGAAATGTACACATTGGAAATATGCTGTGAAAAGATCTTGCAAAGAAGGTGGTAGTTCGAAATTTATGGCTAAATTGGGAAgttatttgaatttcaaatttgttGAAGGATCATATTTTACTCCTGTCAATAAAGAATCTCCATATGGAACAGGGAAAtaa